In Acidobacteriota bacterium, one genomic interval encodes:
- a CDS encoding serine/threonine-protein kinase: MTPERWQRIEQLYHDALECPANERAAWLVSVCGDDAEVRREVELLLAANDQASGFLTAPALQLAAQSLAADEKPTKPLGAAIGQQLSHYKILARIGAGGMGEVFLARDASLERRVALKLLPQKFTQDPERLQRFIREAKAASALNHPNIITIYEIGVAASEHGQTHFIATEYIEGVTLRDWKPDEESKRLHRTLELGCQIASALDAAHHAGIVHRDIKPENLMVRPDGLVKVLDFGLAKLTATSNSGDNQIDTDAQTTPAEMQTLPGMILGTLRYMSPEQARGRALDARTDIFSLGVVLYELLTGKPLFEGETTADVIAAIIHKEMPPLNVYLPDTPPELERILRKALAKDSRDRYQTARDVQIDLQALKQESAMSARLARSGQAQTSGSAAAQVVLPTTPRFPFKRARWALPVVALLGGALWWWSAERGRSVEAPPPASLKTAEVFTWQSAIGEVNSLGSFSPDGKWVAFTSFKGGTSSVWVKQAAAGGAEQSTKDEFYNRNPIWSPNGEELAYISMRPNQPGIWRKPPLGNTPTLLKALAANEIGVQLRTWSRSGATLYYEVNHNLYALDLRTGAAKQLTNFTAAQVVQNTISISPDELQIAYGGRVDQEDAIFTMPVSGGAPKRVAKLAARASKTVWHPDNKRIFFSASSGGASQIFVGDRAGHQAVQLTFGDQDIRVLDVSADGTKVLYGSSLEESDLWGVQVAKAEEFAVASEIGFESWPDVSPTRPIVAYQSVRNFNQANNLYQSSILTKSLSSADRPVVLAKEAVWPKWAPDGKRLAFRRRQGREDSLWTITVSSGEENQLVKGALSGINATPLPYNRMQATNFDWSSDGSRLAYSKETNGLFNLWVVAADGSSNTQVTNHREPGVNADSPFWSADGKRLAYLIATPKAVAGLWVTEAGTKNSRAVLPENNLVRLLGWSQQDKELVFARRPRGNDHLSPSEISLLRISVATGEQKVIAVLPNTYLHNIYLSTDKQTIAYVARQDGKDNVWVLPVVGGVAKKLTSNNDPQLYLSSLAWSPDGRAVFFGKQTKHNVIAMLTNFE; encoded by the coding sequence ATGACCCCTGAACGCTGGCAACGAATCGAACAGCTTTATCACGACGCGCTGGAGTGCCCGGCCAATGAGCGCGCTGCTTGGTTGGTGTCCGTCTGTGGGGACGATGCCGAGGTGCGGCGCGAAGTCGAGTTGCTGCTGGCTGCCAACGATCAGGCCAGCGGGTTTTTGACCGCGCCCGCCCTGCAACTGGCCGCGCAAAGTCTGGCCGCTGACGAAAAGCCAACCAAGCCGCTGGGTGCGGCCATCGGGCAACAACTCAGTCATTACAAAATCCTGGCGCGCATCGGTGCCGGCGGCATGGGCGAAGTTTTTTTGGCGCGCGATGCCAGTCTGGAACGCCGCGTCGCGCTCAAGTTATTGCCGCAGAAATTCACGCAAGACCCCGAACGCCTGCAACGCTTCATCCGCGAAGCCAAAGCCGCCAGCGCGCTCAATCATCCCAACATCATCACGATTTATGAAATTGGCGTGGCCGCTTCTGAACACGGCCAGACCCATTTCATCGCCACCGAATACATCGAGGGCGTGACCTTGCGCGATTGGAAGCCGGACGAAGAAAGCAAACGCCTGCACCGGACGCTCGAACTCGGCTGCCAGATCGCGTCGGCGTTGGACGCGGCGCATCACGCGGGCATCGTGCATCGTGACATCAAACCCGAAAACCTGATGGTGCGGCCCGATGGCCTGGTCAAGGTGCTGGATTTCGGCTTGGCCAAACTGACGGCGACGAGCAATTCCGGCGACAACCAAATTGACACCGACGCCCAGACGACGCCCGCTGAGATGCAAACACTGCCGGGCATGATCCTGGGCACGCTGCGTTACATGTCGCCCGAACAGGCGCGCGGACGGGCGCTGGATGCGCGCACCGACATTTTCAGTTTGGGCGTGGTGCTTTATGAATTGCTGACCGGCAAGCCGCTGTTTGAAGGCGAGACGACCGCCGACGTGATCGCGGCGATCATCCACAAAGAAATGCCGCCCTTGAATGTGTACCTGCCCGACACGCCACCCGAACTGGAACGCATTCTGCGCAAGGCGCTCGCCAAAGACAGCCGCGACCGGTATCAGACCGCGCGCGATGTGCAGATTGACTTGCAGGCGCTCAAGCAGGAATCCGCAATGAGCGCGCGGCTGGCGCGTTCGGGGCAGGCGCAGACCTCCGGTTCAGCAGCCGCGCAAGTTGTGCTGCCAACCACCCCACGGTTCCCCTTCAAGCGGGCCAGGTGGGCTTTACCGGTGGTGGCGTTGCTGGGCGGCGCGCTCTGGTGGTGGTCGGCTGAACGCGGCAGGTCAGTCGAAGCTCCGCCGCCGGCCTCGCTGAAGACGGCGGAGGTCTTTACCTGGCAGAGCGCGATTGGCGAAGTGAACAGTCTGGGTTCGTTCTCGCCGGATGGGAAATGGGTGGCCTTTACTTCGTTCAAAGGCGGAACCAGCAGCGTGTGGGTCAAACAGGCGGCGGCGGGCGGGGCCGAACAAAGCACCAAAGACGAGTTTTACAATCGCAACCCGATCTGGTCACCGAATGGAGAAGAGCTGGCCTACATTTCGATGCGTCCCAATCAGCCGGGGATTTGGCGCAAACCTCCGCTCGGCAATACGCCGACCTTGCTCAAGGCACTGGCGGCGAATGAGATTGGCGTCCAATTACGGACGTGGTCACGCAGCGGCGCAACGCTCTATTACGAGGTGAATCATAATCTTTATGCGCTCGATCTAAGGACGGGGGCGGCCAAACAGTTGACCAATTTCACCGCCGCGCAAGTCGTGCAAAATACGATCAGCATCTCGCCTGACGAATTGCAGATCGCCTATGGCGGCAGGGTTGATCAGGAGGATGCTATTTTCACAATGCCTGTCAGTGGTGGCGCGCCCAAGCGTGTAGCCAAGCTGGCGGCGAGAGCCTCAAAAACGGTTTGGCATCCCGATAACAAGCGCATCTTTTTTAGCGCGAGCAGCGGGGGCGCGTCACAAATCTTCGTGGGTGACCGGGCAGGCCACCAAGCCGTACAGCTCACGTTCGGCGATCAGGACATCCGGGTGTTGGATGTTTCGGCGGATGGCACGAAGGTGCTTTACGGCTCGTCATTGGAAGAGTCGGACCTTTGGGGCGTGCAGGTGGCCAAGGCCGAAGAATTTGCCGTGGCCTCAGAGATCGGCTTTGAAAGCTGGCCTGACGTTTCACCCACTCGGCCCATCGTCGCCTATCAGAGTGTCAGGAATTTCAACCAGGCGAACAATCTTTATCAGAGTTCGATTCTGACCAAATCCCTCAGTTCAGCAGACAGGCCGGTGGTGCTGGCAAAAGAAGCCGTTTGGCCCAAATGGGCGCCCGATGGCAAGCGGCTGGCCTTCAGACGCAGGCAAGGCCGCGAAGATAGCCTTTGGACGATCACTGTCAGCAGTGGTGAAGAGAATCAATTAGTGAAAGGCGCTTTGTCCGGGATCAATGCTACTCCCTTGCCCTACAATCGTATGCAAGCGACTAACTTTGATTGGTCGTCGGATGGCAGCAGGCTGGCGTATAGCAAGGAGACAAATGGGCTGTTCAATCTTTGGGTAGTTGCCGCTGACGGTTCAAGTAATACACAAGTCACGAACCATAGAGAGCCGGGCGTGAATGCCGATAGCCCGTTTTGGTCAGCAGACGGCAAGCGCTTGGCTTATTTGATCGCAACCCCTAAAGCAGTGGCTGGTCTCTGGGTAACCGAAGCCGGAACAAAAAACTCGCGGGCTGTTTTGCCAGAAAACAATTTAGTACGCTTGCTAGGTTGGTCGCAGCAAGACAAGGAATTGGTCTTCGCCAGACGGCCACGGGGCAATGATCACCTTTCTCCCTCAGAAATTAGTTTGCTGCGTATTTCAGTCGCCACGGGCGAACAGAAAGTGATCGCTGTTTTGCCAAATACCTATTTGCATAACATTTATCTCTCCACAGACAAGCAAACGATTGCCTATGTCGCGCGGCAGGATGGGAAAGATAACGTCTGGGTGCTGCCGGTCGTGGGTGGCGTTGCGAAGAAACTGACCAGCAACAACGATCCACAACTCTATCTTTCCAGCTTGGCTTGGTCGCCGGATGGCCGTGCCGTCTTTTTTGGCAAGCAGACCAAGCATAATGTGATTGCGATGCTGACCAACTTTGAATGA
- a CDS encoding histone deacetylase produces the protein MSTAIIYSDDYLRHDTGDHPERQERYSAVLGGLQADAGLWSALHKLAPREATLAELLRCHTEQTIARVGRACEFGYAALDADTQVSPESERIARLAAGGACRAVDAVLTGEAANAFVACRPPGHHATVGRSMGFCLYNNVAVAARYAQDKYPEHVKRVLIADFDVHHGNGTQDIFYDDPSVYFFSLHQYPWYPGTGAANERGAAEGTGFNLNVPVHAATPVEDYVRLFEDGLAQVMKSFAPDLVVVSAGFDAHREDPLGQLLLEDATYARLTQRLKEAGQGRVVACLEGGYNLHTLGATVRAHVAALAE, from the coding sequence ATGTCCACCGCAATCATTTATTCCGACGACTATTTGCGCCACGATACGGGCGATCACCCCGAACGGCAAGAACGCTACAGCGCCGTGCTCGGCGGGTTGCAGGCCGACGCTGGTTTGTGGTCGGCGTTGCACAAACTCGCGCCGCGCGAGGCGACTCTCGCAGAATTGTTGCGCTGTCACACCGAACAAACGATTGCGCGCGTCGGGCGCGCCTGCGAATTCGGCTACGCCGCGCTGGATGCCGACACGCAGGTTTCGCCCGAATCCGAACGTATCGCGCGGCTGGCGGCGGGCGGCGCCTGTCGCGCCGTGGATGCCGTGCTGACGGGCGAGGCCGCCAATGCCTTTGTCGCCTGCCGTCCGCCGGGGCATCACGCCACAGTGGGCCGTTCAATGGGCTTTTGTCTGTACAACAATGTCGCAGTGGCGGCGCGTTATGCGCAGGACAAATACCCTGAACATGTCAAACGTGTGCTCATCGCCGATTTCGACGTGCATCACGGCAACGGCACACAGGACATTTTTTACGATGACCCCTCGGTTTATTTTTTCAGCCTGCACCAATATCCCTGGTATCCCGGCACCGGCGCGGCCAACGAACGCGGCGCGGCGGAAGGCACGGGGTTCAATCTGAATGTGCCCGTGCACGCGGCCACGCCCGTGGAGGATTATGTGCGGCTGTTTGAAGACGGATTGGCGCAGGTCATGAAGAGCTTCGCGCCCGATCTGGTCGTCGTTTCGGCTGGCTTTGACGCGCATCGCGAAGACCCGCTGGGACAGTTGTTGCTGGAAGACGCGACCTACGCACGGCTGACGCAGCGCTTGAAAGAAGCCGGACAGGGGCGTGTCGTGGCCTGTTTGGAAGGCGGCTACAACCTGCACACGCTGGGCGCGACGGTGCGGGCACATGTGGCGGCGCTGGCGGAATAG
- a CDS encoding TMEM165/GDT1 family protein produces MDWKVFLTTFGAIFLAELGDKTQLAAITLAAQTRKPLAVFIGASLALTAVSLLGVAAGSVLANYINAEYLHKAAAVAFIFIGALMLWGKL; encoded by the coding sequence ATGGACTGGAAAGTTTTTCTGACAACCTTCGGCGCGATCTTCCTGGCCGAATTGGGCGACAAGACGCAGTTGGCGGCGATCACGCTGGCGGCGCAAACCCGCAAACCGCTGGCTGTTTTTATCGGCGCTTCATTGGCCCTGACGGCGGTCTCGTTGCTGGGCGTGGCGGCGGGCAGTGTGCTGGCCAATTACATCAACGCCGAATACCTGCACAAAGCTGCGGCAGTCGCCTTCATTTTCATAGGTGCGCTGATGCTTTGGGGCAAGTTATGA
- a CDS encoding response regulator: MSHIVILCVSDPNSSPRLSELVMRQIGELTGSLSLTPRVWRKQHGGLPGSGFSGEASVDEAQMKDDLKQVLLVGSQAALIRLVTDKLHSIGYHVIYAADPATAVREAQTKQFDLFIFDEAQQDDTGLEMCQAFRLLDSATPILLFAEEINTVSFNKALRSGAQWLLKKPVDPYHLIPTAVRLICQAESQPRARRPAREMNRYVQDELKGVDC, translated from the coding sequence ATGAGCCACATTGTTATTTTGTGCGTGTCAGATCCGAATTCTTCTCCACGTCTTTCGGAACTGGTGATGAGGCAAATAGGAGAGCTGACCGGGAGCTTGAGTTTGACGCCGCGCGTTTGGCGAAAACAGCATGGCGGCTTGCCAGGCAGCGGGTTCAGCGGTGAGGCAAGCGTGGACGAAGCACAAATGAAAGACGACCTTAAGCAGGTATTGCTGGTCGGCTCCCAAGCGGCGTTGATTCGCCTGGTGACCGACAAATTGCATTCAATTGGTTATCACGTCATCTACGCCGCCGACCCCGCGACGGCAGTACGTGAAGCACAGACAAAACAGTTTGATCTTTTTATCTTCGATGAAGCGCAGCAAGACGATACGGGCTTGGAAATGTGCCAGGCGTTCCGGCTGCTGGATTCGGCAACGCCGATTCTGTTGTTTGCCGAAGAGATCAATACTGTTTCATTTAACAAAGCGTTACGGTCAGGCGCGCAGTGGCTGTTGAAAAAACCGGTGGACCCCTACCACCTGATTCCCACGGCCGTGCGGCTGATCTGTCAGGCAGAGAGTCAGCCTCGTGCAAGGCGACCCGCCCGGGAAATGAATCGTTATGTGCAAGATGAGCTTAAAGGTGTTGATTGCTGA
- a CDS encoding response regulator transcription factor — translation MCKMSLKVLIADDSALLRERLTRLLSAIEGVEVAGEAPDGATALQLAQVIKPDALILDLRMPGGSGIEVLQQIRQDGGKLKVIILTSFPYPQYRERCLAAGADYFFDKSEELELVSETLRQLSRCKQPEQDGAPAFSAAG, via the coding sequence ATGTGCAAGATGAGCTTAAAGGTGTTGATTGCTGACGATTCGGCGCTGCTGCGCGAGCGGCTGACGCGGTTATTGTCGGCGATTGAGGGAGTCGAAGTAGCAGGCGAGGCGCCCGATGGCGCGACCGCGCTGCAACTGGCGCAGGTGATCAAGCCCGATGCACTCATTCTGGATTTACGGATGCCGGGCGGGAGCGGCATTGAGGTCTTGCAACAGATTCGGCAAGACGGCGGGAAGTTGAAAGTTATCATTCTGACCAGTTTTCCTTACCCGCAATATCGCGAACGCTGCCTAGCGGCAGGGGCGGATTATTTTTTCGACAAGTCGGAAGAATTGGAACTGGTCAGCGAAACCCTGCGCCAATTGAGCCGGTGTAAACAGCCGGAGCAGGACGGCGCGCCGGCTTTCTCGGCCGCCGGT
- a CDS encoding lysophospholipid acyltransferase family protein codes for MAEHIAQRGRLRSYTEFAVAWVILHVLGALPRALALKVGQAVGALAQRVLPHLRRHAETNLRLALPGLDATERQQIQRGVFRNLGRLLGEVSQFPKLTSANIEQVVVYEGLQNYLDAVAQGRGVILLTGHIGAWELSVYAHSVYGYPMSFLKRNVDNPLVEALAERRRAHFGNRGIDKRGSVREVLKTLKAGGVVGILADLNASREEGVFCDFFGSPACTTAGVATLALRTGAVVLPGYLLWDEATQIHRLHFEPPVETINTGNQKEDVQANTARYTQRLEAVIRRHPDQWLWIHRRWRTRPVGAPEIY; via the coding sequence TTGGCGGAACACATTGCCCAACGCGGCAGGTTGCGCAGCTATACCGAATTTGCCGTCGCCTGGGTGATCCTGCACGTGTTAGGCGCCTTGCCGCGCGCGTTGGCGCTCAAAGTTGGCCAGGCGGTCGGCGCTCTGGCGCAGCGGGTCTTGCCCCATTTGCGCCGCCACGCCGAAACGAATCTGCGCTTGGCGTTGCCTGGTCTCGATGCAACCGAGCGGCAACAAATTCAGCGCGGCGTCTTTCGCAATCTGGGCCGCCTGCTGGGTGAAGTCAGCCAATTCCCTAAACTTACAAGTGCGAACATCGAACAAGTCGTCGTTTACGAAGGGCTGCAAAACTATCTGGACGCCGTCGCCCAGGGACGCGGCGTGATCCTGCTGACAGGGCACATCGGCGCGTGGGAGCTGTCGGTTTATGCGCATTCGGTCTACGGCTACCCAATGTCCTTTCTCAAACGCAACGTGGACAATCCGCTCGTCGAAGCGCTGGCTGAACGCCGCCGCGCGCATTTCGGCAATCGCGGCATTGATAAACGTGGTTCGGTGCGCGAGGTTTTGAAAACGCTCAAAGCGGGCGGCGTGGTCGGCATTTTGGCTGACTTGAATGCTTCGCGCGAAGAAGGCGTGTTTTGCGATTTCTTTGGCAGCCCGGCCTGCACGACGGCGGGGGTGGCGACGCTGGCCTTGCGCACGGGCGCGGTTGTTTTGCCTGGTTATTTGCTCTGGGACGAAGCGACGCAGATTCACCGGCTGCATTTCGAGCCGCCCGTCGAAACCATCAACACCGGCAATCAGAAAGAAGATGTGCAAGCCAATACGGCCCGCTATACGCAGCGGCTGGAAGCCGTAATTCGCCGCCATCCCGATCAATGGTTGTGGATTCACCGTCGCTGGCGCACACGTCCAGTTGGTGCGCCAGAAATCTATTAA
- the can gene encoding carbonate dehydratase: protein MKTLTHLLQNNRDWANQMTRLTPDFFAKLAQQQTPPYLWIGCSDSRVPATQLVGLDPGEMFVHRNVANLVTHTDFNCLSVLQYAVEVLQVKHIIVCGHYGCGGVKAALQAQRLGLIDNWLRHLQDIAEKHAAALHKTADEEQRLARLCELNVIEQTINVCQTTIVQDAWTRGQELFIHGWIYGLQDGLVRDMQVTIGSRDALWPAYQQATAAYL, encoded by the coding sequence ATGAAAACCCTGACACACTTATTGCAAAACAATCGCGACTGGGCCAACCAAATGACCCGTCTGACGCCGGATTTCTTTGCCAAGCTGGCGCAGCAACAAACGCCGCCTTACCTCTGGATCGGCTGTTCGGATAGCCGCGTCCCCGCGACTCAACTGGTCGGACTCGATCCCGGCGAAATGTTTGTGCACCGCAACGTCGCCAATCTGGTCACGCACACCGATTTCAATTGCCTGTCAGTGTTGCAATACGCCGTCGAGGTTTTGCAGGTCAAACACATTATCGTGTGCGGCCATTACGGCTGCGGCGGTGTCAAGGCCGCGCTACAGGCACAGCGGCTCGGCTTGATTGACAACTGGTTGCGCCACCTGCAAGACATTGCCGAAAAGCACGCAGCGGCGTTGCACAAAACGGCGGATGAAGAGCAACGACTCGCCCGGCTTTGTGAGTTAAACGTTATTGAACAGACCATCAACGTATGCCAAACCACGATCGTGCAGGACGCCTGGACGCGCGGACAAGAGCTTTTCATTCACGGCTGGATTTACGGTTTGCAGGACGGCCTCGTGCGCGACATGCAAGTCACTATCGGCAGCCGCGACGCGCTCTGGCCCGCCTATCAACAAGCCACGGCGGCTTATCTGTAA
- a CDS encoding BON domain-containing protein: MSKKFTLASLTLIGLLVLVFGDGSFAARRHTALSNTLKAGPQAVASQPPSDAELLKAVMANIRKGMTDAKLKAFKDAGFRFGISCQQGVVTLSGRAPGKANRAKIVALVGATKGVKRVIRKNFTGLIGHCPAGTIDCFGDGSVCAATQAECGTECCIPPGEGN; the protein is encoded by the coding sequence ATGTCCAAGAAATTTACGCTGGCCAGTCTCACGCTGATTGGTTTGCTGGTGTTGGTCTTTGGTGACGGGTCTTTTGCCGCGCGCCGCCACACCGCCCTTAGCAACACTCTGAAAGCGGGGCCGCAAGCGGTTGCCAGCCAACCGCCAAGCGATGCCGAACTGTTGAAAGCCGTGATGGCGAATATCCGCAAAGGGATGACCGACGCAAAACTAAAGGCCTTCAAGGACGCAGGGTTCAGGTTCGGGATTAGCTGCCAACAGGGAGTGGTTACCTTAAGTGGCAGGGCTCCAGGAAAAGCCAACCGCGCTAAGATTGTTGCTCTCGTCGGAGCGACCAAAGGCGTTAAGCGGGTGATTCGCAAAAACTTTACCGGCCTTATCGGTCACTGTCCGGCAGGCACGATTGATTGTTTTGGTGATGGGTCGGTATGTGCCGCAACTCAGGCGGAGTGTGGCACTGAGTGTTGTATTCCGCCGGGAGAGGGGAATTAG
- a CDS encoding sigma-70 family RNA polymerase sigma factor, with amino-acid sequence MATSSSHAVTQLLLAWGQGEEGALAQLVPLVETELHRLAELYLRRERPGHTLQPTALVNEAFVRLIDGGAVQWQNRAQFFGITAQVMRRILVDHARRRQQQKRGGDMLRVSLTQAENAVQEQSASVIALDDALAALEAFDPRKSRLVELKFFGGLSEEEIAEVMNLSLRTVQRDWNLARAWLYQELAKK; translated from the coding sequence ATGGCTACTTCATCTTCGCACGCAGTCACACAATTGTTATTGGCCTGGGGCCAGGGCGAAGAAGGCGCCTTGGCGCAGTTGGTGCCGCTGGTCGAAACCGAATTGCATCGGCTGGCGGAATTGTATTTGCGGCGCGAGCGGCCCGGCCATACCTTGCAACCCACCGCGCTGGTCAATGAAGCGTTTGTTCGGTTGATTGACGGCGGGGCGGTGCAATGGCAGAACCGCGCGCAATTTTTCGGCATTACCGCCCAAGTGATGCGACGCATTTTGGTGGATCACGCCCGCCGCAGGCAGCAACAAAAACGTGGCGGCGATATGTTGCGCGTTTCGCTCACTCAAGCCGAAAACGCCGTCCAGGAACAGAGTGCCAGCGTCATTGCGCTGGATGACGCGCTGGCCGCATTAGAGGCTTTCGATCCGCGCAAGAGCCGGCTGGTCGAATTAAAATTCTTCGGCGGGTTGAGCGAGGAAGAGATCGCCGAAGTCATGAATCTGTCATTGCGCACCGTGCAACGCGATTGGAATCTGGCGCGCGCCTGGCTCTATCAAGAGCTGGCTAAAAAGTGA
- a CDS encoding metal-binding protein translates to MPNADTHDRITYLFAPVTFITAQWYWQAPLLALIATAAMLFAGLMFGPDLDLHSRPYRRWGPLRFMWRPYQAALQHRSKFSHGPILGTIVRIVYFLGVFTFVGSIVLYIQQSYIHGVQTTWQQQYLLLRNDVFDYWRGADRQYLLAGFVGMCFGALTHTAADIIWSSLKRTMRRSRR, encoded by the coding sequence ATGCCAAACGCGGACACGCACGATCGCATCACTTATCTTTTCGCCCCCGTCACCTTCATCACGGCGCAGTGGTATTGGCAAGCGCCCCTGCTGGCGCTGATTGCCACCGCCGCCATGCTTTTCGCCGGACTGATGTTCGGCCCCGATCTGGATTTGCATAGCCGCCCCTATCGCCGCTGGGGGCCGCTACGGTTTATGTGGCGACCGTATCAGGCCGCGCTGCAACACCGCTCCAAGTTTTCGCACGGCCCTATCCTGGGCACCATCGTTCGCATCGTTTATTTCCTGGGCGTCTTCACCTTTGTCGGCAGCATCGTGCTGTACATTCAACAAAGCTACATCCACGGCGTGCAAACGACGTGGCAGCAGCAATACCTGCTGTTGCGCAACGATGTGTTCGATTATTGGCGCGGTGCCGACCGGCAATACCTGCTGGCGGGCTTTGTCGGCATGTGTTTTGGCGCGCTGACGCATACGGCGGCGGACATTATCTGGTCGTCATTGAAAAGAACCATGCGGCGCTCGCGGCGTTAG
- the lpxB gene encoding lipid-A-disaccharide synthase, translating into MNRRESESAIRIMLVAGEASGDKHGAKLAAALRAERPDAQWEFFGAGGDEMRAVGVETLVDAREVAIMGALEIAKALPKFLRVFRRLREAARARQPHLVILIDWPEFNLRLARRLKRDGQRIVYYISPQIWAWRGYRIHAIKRDVERMLVILPFEQEYYQRHGVEVDYVGHPLLDSVRVTATRAEFCARYQLDPARPIVALLPGSRHSELKYILPPLLESAQLLNQTQPRIQFVLPLARTLTRAEVPAAAVVRLPLRLLEHDTYNAIAAADLAVVASGTATLETAIIGTPLIVVYRASALNWRLFHPLINVPFVGMPNLIAGRQIALELLQNELNAPRLAAELVTLLGNPVGLQQQRAELAALRQQLGDANASARAAQRIIALLAAS; encoded by the coding sequence ATGAACAGGCGGGAGTCAGAATCCGCCATCCGCATCATGCTGGTCGCCGGGGAGGCGTCGGGCGATAAACACGGCGCGAAACTAGCGGCGGCCTTGCGCGCGGAACGGCCCGACGCGCAGTGGGAATTCTTTGGCGCGGGCGGCGACGAGATGCGCGCGGTGGGTGTCGAAACGCTGGTGGATGCGCGCGAGGTGGCGATTATGGGCGCGCTCGAAATTGCCAAGGCATTGCCAAAATTTCTGCGCGTCTTCCGGCGCTTGCGTGAGGCCGCGCGCGCACGCCAACCGCATCTGGTCATCCTGATTGATTGGCCGGAGTTCAATTTGCGGCTGGCGCGGCGGCTCAAACGCGACGGCCAGCGCATCGTCTATTACATCAGCCCGCAAATCTGGGCCTGGCGCGGTTACCGCATCCACGCAATCAAACGCGATGTCGAACGCATGCTGGTCATCCTGCCGTTTGAACAGGAATACTATCAACGCCACGGCGTCGAGGTGGATTACGTCGGCCATCCGCTGCTCGACAGTGTGCGCGTGACGGCGACCAGAGCGGAATTTTGTGCGCGTTACCAACTCGACCCGGCCCGGCCCATCGTGGCGCTCCTGCCGGGCAGCCGTCATTCGGAACTCAAATACATCCTGCCGCCGTTGCTTGAAAGCGCGCAGTTGCTCAACCAAACGCAGCCCCGGATTCAATTCGTCTTGCCGCTGGCGCGCACGTTGACGCGCGCTGAAGTGCCTGCGGCGGCGGTTGTGCGCTTGCCATTACGATTGCTTGAACACGACACCTACAACGCCATCGCCGCCGCCGATCTGGCCGTCGTCGCCAGCGGCACGGCAACGCTGGAAACAGCCATCATCGGGACGCCGCTGATCGTGGTCTATCGTGCCTCCGCCTTGAATTGGCGGCTCTTTCACCCGCTGATCAATGTACCCTTTGTCGGTATGCCCAATCTCATCGCTGGGCGGCAGATTGCACTCGAACTGTTGCAAAACGAGTTGAACGCGCCACGCCTGGCGGCAGAGCTTGTCACGCTGCTGGGTAACCCGGTGGGCTTGCAGCAACAGCGCGCGGAATTGGCCGCACTACGCCAGCAACTGGGCGACGCCAACGCCTCGGCACGGGCGGCGCAACGCATTATCGCGTTGCTGGCCGCGTCTTGA